GATTTTGCTCACTTTTGCGGGAGCCTATTTTCTCTTCAATGTTACCGGATAAATTATTTTCCTTTAGCTGGCCAACTGGAAAAGTGCTGTCATCAGAATTGTGATCAGCTTGATAATAACCCGCCAATTTTTGACTGGGTACTTTATCTACATCATTAGTTGAAACTTGGTCTTCTTGAATTTGATTGTTGTTTTCAGTAGAAGAGTGCTCTTCTTTAACTATCATTTTCTCCATAGAATCGTCGCTTATTTTGAAGGTGCTTAGGGTACTACTTTTAAAGTTCTCCGTACGGTCTCGCCCGTTTTTATTATCAATGTTGTCTATAACATCTTTGCTCTCAATACTATTTGAGACCTCTTGGCTATCTACTAAAATGTGCTTGCCGTCGATGCCATTTACGCCATCTTTGCCATCAGCACCGTTCTTGCCATCAATGCCATTCACGCCATCTTTGCCGTCGACACCGTTTTGACCATCGATGCCATTCACGCCATCTTTGCCGTCGACACCGTTCTTGCCATCAACACCATTCACGCCATCTTTGCCATCAGCACCGTTCTTGCCATCGATGCCATTCACGCCATCTTTGCCGTCGACACCGTTCTTGCCATCAACACCATTTGCGCCATCTTTGCCATCGACACCGTTCTGACCGTCGATGCCATTTACACCATCTTTGCCGTCTAAACCGTTCTGACCGTCGATGCCATTCACGCCATCTTTGCCGTCGACACCATTTTTGCCATCTATACCATTCACGCCATCTTTGCCGTCAACACCATTCTGACCATCAACACCATTTACGCCATCTTTGCCGTCGACACCGTTCTGACCATCTACACCATTTACGCCATCTTTGCCATCGACACCGTTCTGACCATCTACACCATTTGCGCCATCTTTGCCATCGACACCGTTCTGACCGTCAACACCATTTACGCCATCTTTGCCATCGACACCGTTCTGACCATCTACACCATTTGCGCCATCTTTGCCATCGACACCGTTCTGACCGTCGATGCCATTCACGCCATCTTTGCCGTCAACACCGTTTTGACCATCGATGCCATTTACGCCATCTTTGCCGTCGACACCGTTTTTGCCATCAACACCATTCACGCCATCTTTGCCATCGACACCGTTCTTGCCATCAACACCATTTACGCCATCTTTGCCATCGACACCGTTCTGACCATCTACACCATTTGCGCCATCTTTGCCATCGACACCGTTCTGACCGTCAACACCATTTACGCCATCTTTGCCATCGACACCGTTCTGACCATCTACACCATTTGCGCCATCTTTGCCATCGACACCGTTCTGACCGTCGATGCCATTCACGCCATCTTTGCCGTCAACACCGTTTTGACCATCGATGCCATTTACGCCATCTTTGCCGTCGACACCGTTTTTGCCATCAACACCATTCACGCCATCTTTGCCATCGACACCGTTCTTGCCATCAACACCATTTACGCCATCTTTGCCGTCGACACCGTTTTGACCATCGATGCCATTCACGCCATCTTTGCCATCGACGCCGTTCTGACCATCTACACCATTCACACCATCTTTGCCATCAGCACCGTTCTTGCCATCGACACCGTTCTGACCATCTACACCATTCACACCATCTTTGCCATCAGCACCGTTCTTGCCATCGACACCGTTCTGACCATCAACACCATCTTTGCCATCGACACCGTTCTTGCCATCAACACCATTCACGCCATCTTTGCCGTCGATGCCATTCACACCATCTTTACCATCAGCACCGTTCTTGCCGTCGATGCCATTTACGCCATCTTTGCCATCGACACCGTTCTGACCATCAACACCATTCACACCATCTTTGCCATCGACGCCGTTCTTACCATCAACACCATTCACACCATCTTTGCCATCGATGCCATTCACGCCATCTTTGCCATCGACACCGTTCTTACCATCAACACCATTTACGCCATCTTTGCCATCAGCACCATTCTTGCCATCAATAGAATAAGTATAAATCACCCAAACATTCTGTTTTGGATTAGAAATACTTTTTTGCTCAACAAATACACCGCCATTACCATCGGCAGTATAAGTATAGTGTAATAATCCGTCATTAGAATCGGTAATGCCTGCTACTTCTTGATTAAGTGTTTCTGGAATCTCATATGTGGTTACATCTCCGTCTGAATTGTTACTAATGAAATTACCGACCTCATCGTAATAAGATTGACCACTAGTTCCTTTAATAATCTGTGTTGGCTGTAATTCTTTACCATTTATCCGCTTAAGAACATAGTGAACTGCGACTTCGGATTGATTTTTTTCGCTTGATGCCATCGAAGTTGGGCTTGCCGCTGCGCCATACCCCTTTTGCCCATTTTCAGGTGTTGTTGTATCATTTGGTACTTCATTTTCCTGATGAACTTCGTCGTCTGAATTAGTAATTTCTCCTACTGATGGTTGAACATTATTGTTTTTTTCGTACGTTATAGTGTTTAAATGATAAGCAACGGTAACTGGATCCATCTTTTCCGGCTTTTTCAAAAATGCTAGTTCATCAGAATTCATATTATGATTCTCATGCCACCAACGCGCATTTTTATTCATCGGGACCGCACCAATATACAATGTTGGTTTATCTGTTGTGAAATCTGTAAAAGATACACCCTCTTCGATAGCATAGTGTTGCGGGTTGGTATCCTCATCCCAATTTGGAGATTGAAAATCAGCACTTGTGTTTACATAAGCAAGCCCATCAGGGGCATTGTCTACAATGCCCTCAGAGCTGATATAATCTAAGCCAATTGTTGATTGCTCATTAATAATAGCTGTTTTGGCATCATTCGTTTGAACATACTCTTTGCGATTACCATTCCAGTTATCCCACTCTGGGCCTGCGAAATTTGTCGAGCTTAAGGATCCAGACAAAAAATATACTTTAGGCTCCTCATTTGAACTAGGAACTTTAGAAATCGGTACAACTTCATGACTATCACTATAAGTAAACCAGAAAGTTGTTTGCCAATTTAGATTCGTTGCCCATACGTTATCAACAGCATTGCTACTGATAGCTATATGCGGAATGCCAGACTCCTTATAATTGTTGCTGTCATTCCAATTACCATTTTGTAATTGAAAATCATGGAAAATTTCGTGAAAGTCGACACTTCTCTTATTACCATTAGCATCCTCGATACTTCCAGAACTGGACCACGTTTTTTCGATTGTTGCATTCAATACCTGTGGTCCTGTATACTCCCATACTTTTGTACTATCACTGAGGTTTGAATGTGAACCAATGCCCGTGTAAACTTTACTGGGTTCTATATTCGATGTTGGGCTGCTCTCATCTGCAGGTTTTGAAGTATCGAAATTCAAAGCCTGTTTAGCAGCTGATGTTGCAATCTGTGTTTTGCCATCCCTATTTTGCTGTTTTCCCTTATGTAAAGCTGATTCGTATTCTTCAATATATTGATCAAATTGTTGATTATTTTGCTGTTGCGTCTTTTCAGCATTCTGTAGTTCAGAAATTTGTTGTGCATAGTCACTTGCAATATCGTTTTTGACCTTAGCAATATCCTCCGTGTTCTCAGAATCGCTCACTATATTACTTCGGGTAGGTTCCTGTGTAACAGTAACCCCCACACTTTCAGCCGATTCAACAGCACTGATGATTTCCGTATCATCTACAGCCAGAGATGTCTGATTGTCTGATACAAGAGCGACATCTTTATCATTTTGAACCAAACTGCTCTGCTCTGTAGTATTTCCATCATCAGCACTGACAACTGTTATAGATGCATTAAACAATGTCACAGCAACAGTTGCCGTTATCCATAATTTTCCTGACTTATATAATTTATGCCGATCTTTTCTATTTCCCATATGCTCCCCCGAGTAATTATTGTAAGTGTTCATTATATCATTTTGATAAACGTTAAACAATAATTGTATAACTTTAGCAAACATTTAAATAAAAAAAATATCCTTGATTTCTTTATCAAGTCCTTTAGCAATTTTTTTAGCCGTTGGTGGTGATGGATGCTTCTTATTATTTAAATATTCTGTCATTAATGAATAATTGACCCCTATTCTTCTGGAAAAAATCGCAATGCTTTCCCCGCGTATTGCGATTTCCTTTCTAACTGAAGTAGCATCTCGAAATTGTAGTGTTAGTGACATTTATCTTCCCCATTTTTTATCATAGTGTCATTATATAGGCGTTGTATCACATTGTCAAACGTTTTATATACTGCTTTGCAACTTATTGTGTTTATGTTTGTTTTTCATTTGTATATAATAAAAGTAAACAATTAACAGGAGGGTTTGCAAATATGGTAACAAAAGAACAGTTCGGCCAAAAAATTAAACATATTAGAGAAAAAAAGCATTATACTGTTCGTCAAGCTGCCCTACAAGGTAATTTTTCATCCGCTTATTTATCTCAGATCGAAAATGGCAATAAAAATATTCCCAAAGTTGAAACACTTTATCGAATTGCTAAAGGATTAAGAATATCAAAAGATGAAATATTACATATTGCCGGAATTACTTCACATACTTCACCTAAACACCCGAACAGTGTAGATCTTGGCAAACAATTTGCCGATGATGATTTACTCTTGTCTTTTGAAGGAAAACCTTTATCCCCAGAATATCGCGAAGCAATTTTGTCCATACTCCGCACCTTGCCAGATGCCGATGAGAAAACAAAAAAGGATTAATTTTTAGTGTACATAGATGACAGAATTTCAAACTATCTTGAACAAATCGTGCAAAAAAATGGTTTGACATTAATACATATTGATGGCACAGAACTTGACCCAGATGTGGCCAATGGTCGCAAAAGAGCTATCATCATCAACAACAATTATAAAACAACTTTCAGCCGCTATTTTAGAATTGCGCATGAAATATCTCATTTAATTTATACAAGAAGCAATGATACTTATGCGTTTTCGCCACTTTCAAAATTATCAGATGAAACGGAAGCTAATTTACATGCTATTCAAATTTTAGTAGATTTTTATTTCTCAGAAATCCCCTTAAAACAAGAACGTTGGGAACGGCGATTTCACTTTATTGAAGCCTTTGGTCTTGGTCAAATAACACATCTTGTTGAAAAAATATTAGCATAAAAAAAGTGCCACCAATTAATTGATGACACTTTTTTGTGTTATTAGCTAAATTCAGTTAGCTTTTAATCAGCTCTCCAGAATTTGCGTCATAATATTTTTGGCTACCGTCAGCTTGTGTTACTGCGGCCCCCTTAACTTGATGACCCTTGGCATCAAAGTATAGTTGTTGTCCATTTATATTTTGTTCCCCAGTTACAGCAACTCCATTAGCACCAAAATATGCCCATGATCCGTCTGATATTCGTTCAAAGCGGTTCGTCACCATTTCACCAGAATCTGCATCGTAGTAATACATCTTGCCATCAGTAGCCGTGTATTCACGACCCTTAACTTGGTTACCATTGCTTTCAAAGAACAAATGTTGACCATTAATGACCTGTGCACCGGTTACGACGTTACCTTTTTTATTAAAGTACGCCCATGATCCATCTGATAACTTTTCAAAACGATTAGTGATCATTTCACCAGAATTAGCATCATAATAATGCACTTTTCCTTTTTTATCAGTCGCTTCCTTACCTTTAATCTGTTGTCCGTCAGCATCAAAGAACAATTTTTGCCCACTAATTGTCTGTGCACCAGTTACAGCAATACCGTCAGCGCCAAAGTATGACCATGTACCATCTGTGTTTTCACCAAAGCGATTTGTCACCATATCACCAGAATCAGTATCAAAGTAGCGTAACTTTCCGTCTGCGTCTTTCACGGAAGTCCCTTTGACCTGGATACCGTTTTTATCAAAGTATTGGATATGCTTCTGCCCATCAACAGTTACTGTTGTTAAGCCAGCATTAGCCATAACACCATTTTTATCAAAGTAACGCCAAGTCTTATTAGCTAACATATAGTACCCATCAATTGCTTGTTTGCCGTATTGATTGAAATAATACACATTTCCTTTACTATCTTCTAAGATAGCATCTTGTAATTCAATACCATTGGGCAAGAAATAATAAGTATTGTCATTAACCGTTTGGAAACCATAAGTCATGTAACCATTCTTGTCAAAGTAATACCAATTAGATTTATCATCTTGAATGAATGTATCTTTTGCCTGATATCCACTTGTAGAATAATATGTCATCCCACCATCAGTTGAAACAAATCCTGTATTTGATTCTTCATTCGTCAACTGCTTTGGCAAAAACACACTGCTATTGCTTGATGTGCTTACCTTGAAGTACTCATTTGTAGCCCAGTCCTTAAGGACATAGTAAGCGCCACGACCTTGAATGTTAGTACCGTTAAAGTACTTAGCGGACCATTCTTTTATCTTTTCACTAGGATCCATTGGTACGCCTGTTGAAATTTGGTTTTTTTCGAATAGAGCAGGGTACAATTTCTTGATTTCATCAAGGAACTCTCCACCATATAGTGCCTGATATTCTCCACCACCAACAGTTTGCGAAGCATACAATGTTTTATTAATTACAGAATCTTGATTATAGATTCCCGAGTTGTTAACACGTTGTACCGCAACCACTTCTTTACCTGTCAAATTATAAATCTGGTCTGGTACCCAATCTGCCATTGCCTTGATACCTGTCGCATGCAGAGCTTTAATAGCTGTACGGAGTTGATCTACAGTACCATACTTCGTTGGTGTATTAAATCCAAGGTCATAACGATCAGTAAATGCATAACCATTTTGAATAATTGAATCTAAGAAACTATTATCCGTACTTGAACGATATTGTGGTGGAAACTCGAAGTTTGTAATTCCCCAACTCTTATATAAATCAGTATTGTTTGCAATTTGCACATTAGCATATTCAGCTTCTGTGGTTGGTGTAGATTGGAAGTTAGAGAAACTTTCATAAATAACTTGAGAATCAAGCGCAGCATTTGAATGCAATGTTTGCCCATCAGTAGTTGTTGCTGTACTACTTTCAGTTCGCGCATCTTGAGTATCTGAAGCACCAACGGGTACCCAGACCGCCAAATATCCAGAAACTTGTGGATTTGCTGTACCCACAATATCTGAACTATTGAAAATAAGTTGCCCATTGCTATTTGTATATCTTATTAAGCTTTGTGAGACATCACTATCAGATACATAAGTAGCTATGCCATCTTTAGTTGTTAACAAAGCAGGACGATATGCTTGGTTCTTATGTGCTATACCCATATCAACAACTACTTGATCTGTATTGCTTAACTTCAAATCTGGGTTATTACTTTCAATTACTGCAATACCTTGCGTACGCGTTTCATTTGTCCCTGCATCGGTAGCAGTCATCGCACCATTACCATAACGGACTGATGTCAAAATGCCTCGATAACTATCAGCAGCCATACTACTATCACCCTGCATATATTTCATAGACATTGTTTGCCCGCCAGAAACATACTTGATACGAGACTTCAGCAAAGTATCAATTGCATCGTAATAAAGTGACTTTGTTGCCATGTATTGACCGTCATCTGTATACATATCACCATAGTACACACGTGGCACTGTGTCTTTATTCGTTAATATTGTGGCGTAAGTACTTGGAATATTATATTGTGTAAATTCTTTATTCGTTTTCAATTGATCAGCATTATAAATTTTAAATGCTTCTGTTAATTGGTCCATCGTTGGTGATAAGCCATCAGAATCCGGATCAATTCGTTGTTTAATAATTTCAGCAATAACTGTTTGTACTTCACTATCATGTGCACGAACAAAAGAATAATTTGGTTGTGCAGTGTTATCTGTCGAATCATTTGTACGATCAACTAAACTATTTGTCAAAAATGGTTCTAATCCACTTCTTTTATTACCATATTGATCAACTGGTGGCATAGTGAGTGAATATTTTAATGACAAACGCAATTTATTATCCATCGATAATTGATTGTCGCCATTGTCTTTCACATATTCAGCATCATTGTCACTCCAGTCTTCAAGAATGGAAACATGTTGATTCGAAATTGCATCACTCTTATCGACGCCATATGCTGCCTTGAAATAGTCAGCTGCAATTTGCAATAAATCGGCATCAACGTTATCAACAGCATCTACTCGAATACTATCAAAGTTAGCATCTGCATCGTTATTAGTAATTGATCCAAAGTTTAACAAGTAATACATCCAATTTAGTTGTTCTGCTTGAACAACTGGGTTTGAATTATCCACATCGTTGGCCAAGAGGAAGTCATAACCACCTTGAGTTGGATCTGTCGTATACAAAGGCGTGCCTGTTTGATTTGTTGGTGTGCGATTAAGTAATCGATAATCAGAATTTGCATCTGGTGTTTTGTCACTATTGACATACAACAATGCACCACCTTGCAAATGATCAGTTCCTTTTGATTCACTAGCAATATTCCAATTTGATTGGCTATCAACAAATTTTGAAATGTCATCCTTGAGCCATTGTGTTTGGCCTTCTTGACTAATTTTTTCTTCAATCTTCACTTGAATGTTTTGTGCTGCTTTATTCAAGGCGTCTTGACTGTCGTCTGAAGTATAAACAGTTTCCGCTTCAGTGGTATCTAAATACTTCATCGCATTCAAATAGTTTACTTGTGTTGCCTTATCTGGCCACCAAGTCATTAACAAAGGTCGTAAATCGTCATCCTTTGATGATTCCCAGTTTTGGCCATTGACAAGTATATCCTTTGGCCTGTACCAACTGTCGGCTGTTAGATACCCATCAACGTTTGTATAACTATCAGAAGATGTACCAACTGAGGCATTATGCTCCGTATAATTATTATTTTCACTAGTCAATCCTTCTAAAAATTGGTAGTCATTTGTATCAGCTAATGCGCCAGTATCTTTATCAAAATAAAGTACCTTACCATCAATTACGGTAGCAAAGTTCTTTTTTATTTGACCATCATCGTCGTAATAATATGTTTTACCATCAATAGTTTTCAGGTTCTTTGAACTAGCTTCTAATGCTGCAGTAGTATCGGTCGTGTTCGAATTATTGTCATTCG
The Leuconostoc suionicum genome window above contains:
- a CDS encoding KxYKxGKxW signal peptide domain-containing protein, which translates into the protein MGNRKDRHKLYKSGKLWITATVAVTLFNASITVVSADDGNTTEQSSLVQNDKDVALVSDNQTSLAVDDTEIISAVESAESVGVTVTQEPTRSNIVSDSENTEDIAKVKNDIASDYAQQISELQNAEKTQQQNNQQFDQYIEEYESALHKGKQQNRDGKTQIATSAAKQALNFDTSKPADESSPTSNIEPSKVYTGIGSHSNLSDSTKVWEYTGPQVLNATIEKTWSSSGSIEDANGNKRSVDFHEIFHDFQLQNGNWNDSNNYKESGIPHIAISSNAVDNVWATNLNWQTTFWFTYSDSHEVVPISKVPSSNEEPKVYFLSGSLSSTNFAGPEWDNWNGNRKEYVQTNDAKTAIINEQSTIGLDYISSEGIVDNAPDGLAYVNTSADFQSPNWDEDTNPQHYAIEEGVSFTDFTTDKPTLYIGAVPMNKNARWWHENHNMNSDELAFLKKPEKMDPVTVAYHLNTITYEKNNNVQPSVGEITNSDDEVHQENEVPNDTTTPENGQKGYGAAASPTSMASSEKNQSEVAVHYVLKRINGKELQPTQIIKGTSGQSYYDEVGNFISNNSDGDVTTYEIPETLNQEVAGITDSNDGLLHYTYTADGNGGVFVEQKSISNPKQNVWVIYTYSIDGKNGADGKDGVNGVDGKNGVDGKDGVNGIDGKDGVNGVDGKNGVDGKDGVNGVDGQNGVDGKDGVNGIDGKNGADGKDGVNGIDGKDGVNGVDGKNGVDGKDGVDGQNGVDGKNGADGKDGVNGVDGQNGVDGKNGADGKDGVNGVDGQNGVDGKDGVNGIDGQNGVDGKDGVNGVDGKNGVDGKDGVNGVDGKNGVDGKDGVNGIDGQNGVDGKDGVNGIDGQNGVDGKDGANGVDGQNGVDGKDGVNGVDGQNGVDGKDGANGVDGQNGVDGKDGVNGVDGKNGVDGKDGVNGVDGKNGVDGKDGVNGIDGQNGVDGKDGVNGIDGQNGVDGKDGANGVDGQNGVDGKDGVNGVDGQNGVDGKDGANGVDGQNGVDGKDGVNGVDGQNGVDGKDGVNGVDGQNGVDGKDGVNGIDGKNGVDGKDGVNGIDGQNGLDGKDGVNGIDGQNGVDGKDGANGVDGKNGVDGKDGVNGIDGKNGADGKDGVNGVDGKNGVDGKDGVNGIDGQNGVDGKDGVNGIDGKNGADGKDGVNGIDGKHILVDSQEVSNSIESKDVIDNIDNKNGRDRTENFKSSTLSTFKISDDSMEKMIVKEEHSSTENNNQIQEDQVSTNDVDKVPSQKLAGYYQADHNSDDSTFPVGQLKENNLSGNIEEKIGSRKSEQNQSEIKTSQPNNLEAKDNSSDVSCLNQTADELGSQKDLEKHKMEQFKDKGLQLPKTNGHRDSASVLEALILGMLIIISKLYKKIKI
- a CDS encoding helix-turn-helix domain-containing protein, which gives rise to MSLTLQFRDATSVRKEIAIRGESIAIFSRRIGVNYSLMTEYLNNKKHPSPPTAKKIAKGLDKEIKDIFFI
- a CDS encoding helix-turn-helix domain-containing protein, which translates into the protein MVTKEQFGQKIKHIREKKHYTVRQAALQGNFSSAYLSQIENGNKNIPKVETLYRIAKGLRISKDEILHIAGITSHTSPKHPNSVDLGKQFADDDLLLSFEGKPLSPEYREAILSILRTLPDADEKTKKD
- a CDS encoding ImmA/IrrE family metallo-endopeptidase, with the translated sequence MYIDDRISNYLEQIVQKNGLTLIHIDGTELDPDVANGRKRAIIINNNYKTTFSRYFRIAHEISHLIYTRSNDTYAFSPLSKLSDETEANLHAIQILVDFYFSEIPLKQERWERRFHFIEAFGLGQITHLVEKILA
- a CDS encoding glycoside hydrolase family 70 protein gives rise to the protein MRNRNVTSVFRKKMYKSGKMLVIAGSVSIIGVTSFIQQAQADVSQNNGVVVTTAVDQSNAGATDKSITTNDKAATTADTSTNDKAATTADTSTNNKATTTADTSTNDKATTTADTSTNDKATTTADTSTNDKAATTADTSTNDKATTTADTSTNNKATTTADTSTNDKATTTADTSTNNKATTTADTSDNNNSATTSDKDVSSSAQKSQTNDNNSNTTDTTAALEASSKNLKTIDGKTYYYDDDGQIKKNFATVIDGKVLYFDKDTGALADTNDYQFLEGLTSENNNYTEHNASVGTSSDSYTNVDGYLTADSWYRPKDILVNGQNWESSKDDDLRPLLMTWWPDKATQVNYLNAMKYLDTTEAETVYTSDDSQDALNKAAQNIQVKIEEKISQEGQTQWLKDDISKFVDSQSNWNIASESKGTDHLQGGALLYVNSDKTPDANSDYRLLNRTPTNQTGTPLYTTDPTQGGYDFLLANDVDNSNPVVQAEQLNWMYYLLNFGSITNNDADANFDSIRVDAVDNVDADLLQIAADYFKAAYGVDKSDAISNQHVSILEDWSDNDAEYVKDNGDNQLSMDNKLRLSLKYSLTMPPVDQYGNKRSGLEPFLTNSLVDRTNDSTDNTAQPNYSFVRAHDSEVQTVIAEIIKQRIDPDSDGLSPTMDQLTEAFKIYNADQLKTNKEFTQYNIPSTYATILTNKDTVPRVYYGDMYTDDGQYMATKSLYYDAIDTLLKSRIKYVSGGQTMSMKYMQGDSSMAADSYRGILTSVRYGNGAMTATDAGTNETRTQGIAVIESNNPDLKLSNTDQVVVDMGIAHKNQAYRPALLTTKDGIATYVSDSDVSQSLIRYTNSNGQLIFNSSDIVGTANPQVSGYLAVWVPVGASDTQDARTESSTATTTDGQTLHSNAALDSQVIYESFSNFQSTPTTEAEYANVQIANNTDLYKSWGITNFEFPPQYRSSTDNSFLDSIIQNGYAFTDRYDLGFNTPTKYGTVDQLRTAIKALHATGIKAMADWVPDQIYNLTGKEVVAVQRVNNSGIYNQDSVINKTLYASQTVGGGEYQALYGGEFLDEIKKLYPALFEKNQISTGVPMDPSEKIKEWSAKYFNGTNIQGRGAYYVLKDWATNEYFKVSTSSNSSVFLPKQLTNEESNTGFVSTDGGMTYYSTSGYQAKDTFIQDDKSNWYYFDKNGYMTYGFQTVNDNTYYFLPNGIELQDAILEDSKGNVYYFNQYGKQAIDGYYMLANKTWRYFDKNGVMANAGLTTVTVDGQKHIQYFDKNGIQVKGTSVKDADGKLRYFDTDSGDMVTNRFGENTDGTWSYFGADGIAVTGAQTISGQKLFFDADGQQIKGKEATDKKGKVHYYDANSGEMITNRFEKLSDGSWAYFNKKGNVVTGAQVINGQHLFFESNGNQVKGREYTATDGKMYYYDADSGEMVTNRFERISDGSWAYFGANGVAVTGEQNINGQQLYFDAKGHQVKGAAVTQADGSQKYYDANSGELIKS